In one window of Juglans regia cultivar Chandler chromosome 3, Walnut 2.0, whole genome shotgun sequence DNA:
- the LOC108990916 gene encoding histidine--tRNA ligase, chloroplastic/mitochondrial, translated as MPANPSFLILHPRLNLYLKPFFLSLPHFSSPSLTFNSIRRFPIPKPPFPINRRNLSSLSSAATTQSTDDNGGGRGRPGALSAPPTTDDVRRIDVNPPRGTRDFPPEEMRLRNWLFRNFREVSLLFGFEEVDFPVLESEALFIRKAGEEIRDQLYCFEDRGNRRVALRPELTPSLARLVIQKGKSLSLPLKWFAIGQCWRYERMTRGRRREHYQWNMDIIGVPDVTAEAELISSIVTFFKRIGITASDVGFKVSSRKVLQEVLRCYSIPENLFSKVCIIIDKIEKIPMDEIKKELKSAGVSEKAVEELLQVLSIKSLTKLEEILGSAGEAVADLKLLFSLAEKFGYSEWIEFDASIVRGLAYYTGIVFEGFDREGKLRAICGGGRYDQLLSTFGGDDLPACGFGFGDAVIIELLKDKGLLPEVNLEVENIVSALDVDLQGAAARVASILREKGQSVDLVLESKPLKWVFKRAARINAERLILVGSSEWQRGMVSVKILSSGEQYEVKLDELE; from the exons ATGCCTGCAAACCCTTCTTTCCTTATCCTCCATCCACGCCTTAATCTCTACCTCAAGCccttctttctctccctcccccatTTCTCATCTCCATCTCTTACCTTCAATAGCATTCGAAGATTTCCTATCCCCAAACCGCCATTTCCGATAAACCGTAGAAACCTATCGTCTTTATCGTCCGCCGCGACAACGCAGTCTACTGACGACAATGGCGGTGGCAGAGGTAGGCCAGGTGCGCTTTCTGCGCCTCCAACCACCGATGACGTGCGGAGGATCGACGTCAATCCTCCTAGGGGAACCAGGGACTTCCCCCCCGAGGAAATGCGCCTCCGCAATTGGCTCTTTCGCAACTTTCGAGAG GTTTCGCTATTGTTTGGGTTCGAGGAAGTTGATTTTCCGGTGCTAGAGTCAGAGGCGTTGTTCATTAGAAAAGCCGGGGAGGAGATTAGGGATCAG CTATACTGTTTTGAAGATCGGGGAAATCGTCGAGTCGCATTGAGGCCAGAGCTCACTCCTTCGTTGGCGAGGCTGGTGATACAGAAAGG aaaatctctctctctaccattgAAATGGTTTGCTATAGGACAGTGTTGGCGTTATGAGAGAATGACAAGAGGAAGGCGTCGTGAGCACTATCAGTGGAATATGGATATTATTGGTGTACCTGACGTTACG GCTGAAGCAGAACTTATTTCATCGATCGTCACTTTTTTCAAGCGAATTGGAATTACAGCATCAGACGTTGGATTCAAGGTTTCTAGCCGAAAG GTTTTACAAGAAGTATTGAGGTGCTACTCTATACCTGAAAATTTATTCTCCAAGGTTTGCATAATTATAGACAAG ATAGAGAAGATTCCAATGGATGAGATAAAGAAAGAGTTGAAATCTGCTGGTGTATCAGAAAAGGCTGTTGAGGAGCTATTGCAAGTTCTTTCCATCAAGTCATTGACAAAATTGGAAG AAATACTTGGAAGTGCTGGGGAAGCTGTTGCCGATCTAAAGCTGCTATTCTCCCTGGCTGAAAAGTTTGGTTATTCTGAATGGATTGAATTTGATGCATCTATTGTACGTGGGCTTGCTTACTACACTGGAATTGTGTTCGAG GGTTTTGATAGAGAAGGAAAGTTGCGAGCCATTTGTGGTGGTGGGCGATATGACCAGTTACTCTCAACTTTTGGTGGCGATGACCTTCCTGCATGTGGATTTGGATTTGGTGATGCTGTTATAATAGAA TTGCTCAAGGACAAGGGACTTCTACCAGAAGTCAACCTCGAAGTAGAGAATATTGTGTCCGCTTTGGATGTTGATCTCCAAGGGGCAGCTGCTAGAGTTGCTAGCATACTCAGGGAGAAAGGCCAAAGTGTTGATTTGGTCTTGGAAAGCAAACCGCTTAAATG GGTTTTCAAACGAGCGGCACGGATAAATGCAGAGAGGCTAATATTGGTTGGAAGTTCAGAATGGCAAAGGGGTATGGTTAGCGTCAAAATCCTTTCTTCTGGTGAACAGTATGAAGTCAAACTAGATGAACTAGAATGA
- the LOC109020774 gene encoding uncharacterized protein LOC109020774, translating to MQIQVTTNNQNTQVINDLRGTINKMSTTLSTLEKGKFPSQPQPNPQVYRKQQQQVHNVLGKVFETAKAVLTLRSGKEVPQPEMTIDKQVVAPTPEDVTETDEAEKEPEVVRPESKKPMSADAKTSRGYQPVVPYPQKLASSQKNKYHTEIQEIFKQDLCTVKRKLNVKKKVFPTKQVSALILSETPQKFGDPGSPHIFIMIGESCIGRALLDLGSSVNLLPFSVYEQLGLGELKKTSIKLQLADRLVKMPRGIVENVLVQQPTTTIYQALVIFGRPFLSTSNTLINCRSGMLKLTFENMTLEINVFNTCKMPGDCDESEVHAVEEAEILMEGAVHYKEGSSSRGGRHCQPKNGNSFTVNGQRLKPFLKVFDPHEEILLVQDSRKVF from the exons ATGCAGATTCAGGTCACTACAAACAATCAGAACACTCAGGTCATAAATGACTTGCGGGGCACCATCAATAAGATGAGCACGACATTGAGCACTCTAGAGAAAGGGAAATTCCCATCACAGCCTCAGCCTAATCCTCAAGTATATCGAAAACAACAACAGCAAGTGCATAATGTCTTAGGGAAGGTTTTTGAGACAGCGAAGGCCgttcttactttgagaagtggaaaggaAGTTCCCCAACCAGAGATGACCATTGACAAACAGGTAGTTGCTCCTACACCTGAAGATGTAACAGAGActgatgaagctgaaaaagaaccaGAGGTAGTGAGACCAGAGTCGAAGAAGCCTATGAGTGCAGATGCTAAAACTAGTAGGGGGTACCAACCtgtggttccctatcctcaGAAATTGGCATCTAGCCAAAAGAATAAATACCACACCGAGATTCAGGAGATCttcaagcaa GATTTGTGCACAGTGAAAAGGAAgttgaatgtaaagaagaaagttTTCCCAACGAAGCAAGTCAGCGCATTGATATTGAGCGAGACTCCTCAGAAGTTTGGAGATCCCGGCTCTCCCCACATTTTCATTATGATTGGTGAGTCATGCATTGGGAGAGCTCTACTTGATTTGGGgagtagtgtgaacttgctaCCGTTCTCAGTGTATGAGCAGTTGGGATTAGGTGAGCTAAAAAAGACCTCTATCAAGCTACAGTTAGCTGACAGATTAGTTAAGATGCCGAGGGGTATTGTTGAGAATGTGTTGGTAcag cagCCAACCACTACTATTTACCAGGCGCTTGTCATCTTTGGGCGCCCATTCCTTTCTACCTCCAATACACTGATAAATTGTCGAAGTGGAATGCTGAAACTCACATTCGAGAATATGACATTGGAAATAAATGTATTCAATACTTGCAAGATGCCTGGTGATTGCGACGAATCAGAGGTGCATGCTGTTGAA GAAGCCGAAATTTTGATGGAAGGGGCCGTACATTATAAAGAAGGTTCATCCTCACGGGGTGGTAGACATTGTCAACCGAAGAATGGAAATAGCTTCACTGTTAATGGACAACGTCTAAAGCCATTTCTGAAGGTCTTTGATCCACACGAAGAGATCTTGCTTGTGCAAGATTCCAGGAAAGTTTTTTGA